The Pseudomonas berkeleyensis genome includes a region encoding these proteins:
- a CDS encoding carboxymuconolactone decarboxylase family protein, whose amino-acid sequence MSTLRQPYYELSAEAMQGLISTKAALERGPLGKRLVELVYLRISQINGCAYCLEKHSHSLREEGVPQIMLDSLAGWRVSRHFEPRERAALAWAESLSDIANSHAADSDYQPLEAHFSAREISDLTIAVALMSGLNRLAIGMRL is encoded by the coding sequence ATGAGTACCTTGCGTCAACCCTATTACGAACTGTCCGCCGAGGCGATGCAGGGGCTGATCAGCACCAAAGCGGCGCTGGAGCGCGGCCCGCTGGGCAAGCGATTGGTCGAACTCGTCTATCTGCGCATTTCGCAGATCAATGGCTGTGCCTATTGCCTGGAGAAACACAGCCACTCCCTGCGTGAAGAGGGTGTGCCGCAGATCATGCTCGACAGCCTGGCCGGCTGGCGCGTCAGCCGTCACTTCGAGCCGCGTGAAAGAGCAGCGCTGGCCTGGGCCGAGTCGCTGAGCGATATCGCCAACAGCCACGCGGCGGACAGTGACTACCAGCCGCTGGAAGCACACTTCAGCGCCAGGGAAATCTCCGACCTGACCATCGCCGTGGCCTTGATGAGCGGGCTCAACCGTCTGGCCATCGGCATGCGCCT
- a CDS encoding FMN-dependent NADH-azoreductase, protein MQRILLLECGPYGRQSRGSRLAQELVERLRERHPQAQLVERDLASEPLPALHAAYADALVAQAPGDDPALRLSEQLIGELENSDCLVIATPMHNFTVPAALKLWIDYVLRIGRSFAATESGKVGLLADRPTFVVVSSGGFYRGEQARQPDFLTPYLRHVLSTIGIHDLEFVHLQGLVRGQEHAETMLAQAREQLAFNPYLAAQGEYS, encoded by the coding sequence ATGCAGCGAATTCTGTTATTGGAGTGCGGCCCCTACGGACGGCAGAGTCGCGGTAGTCGTCTGGCTCAGGAACTGGTCGAGCGTCTGCGCGAGCGTCACCCTCAGGCGCAGCTCGTGGAGCGCGATCTGGCGAGCGAACCGTTGCCGGCCTTGCATGCGGCCTATGCCGATGCGCTGGTTGCGCAGGCACCTGGGGATGACCCGGCGTTGAGGTTGTCCGAGCAACTGATCGGTGAGCTGGAAAACAGCGACTGCCTGGTGATCGCCACGCCGATGCACAACTTCACGGTGCCGGCAGCACTGAAGCTATGGATCGACTATGTGCTGCGCATCGGTCGCAGCTTTGCCGCTACCGAGTCAGGCAAGGTCGGATTGCTAGCGGATCGGCCGACCTTCGTGGTGGTGAGTTCGGGCGGCTTCTACCGTGGCGAGCAGGCACGCCAGCCGGATTTTCTCACGCCTTATCTGCGTCACGTGTTGAGCACCATCGGCATTCATGACCTGGAGTTCGTTCATCTCCAGGGCCTGGTGCGTGGTCAGGAACACGCCGAGACGATGCTGGCGCAGGCGCGTGAACAGCTGGCGTTCAATCCCTATCTTGCCGCTCAAGGAGAGTATTCATGA
- a CDS encoding GNAT family N-acetyltransferase: MTPTTDCRYDWLGDPHELRACFPLMRVLRPHLSDADDFLQRLQRQAEQGYRLLAARAGDEVLGLAGCRLQENLLHGRFFYVDDLITREDLRSQGIGERLLAEARAEALRLGCANLVLDTALSNARGQRFYYRQGLLGIGMHFREGL; the protein is encoded by the coding sequence ATGACCCCAACCACTGATTGCCGCTACGACTGGCTCGGCGACCCGCATGAGTTGCGCGCCTGCTTCCCGCTGATGCGTGTCTTGCGCCCGCATCTGAGCGATGCCGATGACTTCCTTCAGCGCCTGCAGCGTCAGGCGGAGCAAGGCTATCGTCTGCTGGCGGCACGTGCTGGTGACGAGGTGCTGGGGCTCGCCGGCTGTCGCCTGCAGGAAAATCTGCTGCATGGGCGTTTCTTCTATGTCGATGACCTGATCACGCGTGAGGATCTGCGCAGCCAGGGCATCGGTGAGCGGCTATTGGCCGAGGCTCGTGCAGAAGCGTTGCGTCTGGGCTGTGCCAACCTCGTGCTGGATACGGCGTTGAGCAATGCACGCGGGCAGCGCTTCTACTACCGTCAGGGCTTGCTGGGCATTGGCATGCACTTTCGTGAGGGGCTTTGA
- the speA gene encoding arginine decarboxylase — MSARRTRKDDGSQWTVADSRSVYGIRHWGAGYFSINDAGRIEVRPNGPDSQPIDLYQQVDELRQSGLSLPLLVRFPDILQDRVRRLTGAFDASIERLEYQSRYTALYPIKVNQQEAVIENIIATQNVSIGLEAGSKPELLAVLALAPKGGTIVCNGYKDREFIRLALMGQKLGHNVFIVIEKESEVALVIEEAAELKVAPQIGLRVRLSSLASSKWADTGGEKSKFGLSAAQILSVVERFRAAGLDQGIRLLHFHMGSQIANIADYRKGFREAIRYYGELRAMGLPVDHIDVGGGLGVDYDGTHSRNASSINYDMQDYADAVVDMLKEFCDRQEIPHPHIFSESGRAMTAHHAVLLVQVTDVERHNDKVPEIDASVEQPEILQVLIELLDDSDPEMVAETYWRATHYIEEVAAQYSAGKLSLAQKALAEQCYFAICRRLHNQLKARQRSHRAVLDELNDKLADKYICNFSVFQSLPDTWAIGQILPILPLSRLDEEPLRRAVLQDLTCDSDGKIRQYVDEQSIETSLPVHEIREGEDYVLGIFLVGAYQEILGDMHNLFGDTDSVNIYQAADGSVVHAGIETHDTIEDMLRYVHLSPEELMTHYRDKVASAKISARERTQFLDALRLGLTRSSYLAP, encoded by the coding sequence ATGTCCGCACGACGCACCCGCAAAGACGACGGCAGCCAATGGACCGTAGCCGATAGCCGCAGTGTCTACGGCATTCGCCACTGGGGCGCCGGCTATTTCTCGATCAACGACGCCGGGCGTATCGAGGTGCGTCCCAACGGGCCGGACAGCCAACCCATCGATCTCTATCAGCAGGTCGACGAACTGCGTCAGAGCGGCCTGTCGCTGCCGCTGCTGGTGCGCTTCCCGGACATTCTGCAAGATCGCGTGCGCCGCCTGACCGGTGCCTTCGACGCCAGCATCGAGCGCCTGGAATACCAGAGCCGCTACACCGCGTTGTACCCGATCAAGGTCAACCAGCAGGAAGCGGTGATCGAGAACATCATCGCCACGCAGAACGTCTCCATCGGCCTCGAGGCCGGCTCCAAGCCCGAGTTGCTGGCCGTGCTGGCGCTGGCGCCGAAGGGCGGCACCATCGTCTGCAACGGCTACAAGGATCGCGAGTTCATCCGCCTGGCGTTGATGGGGCAGAAGCTTGGCCACAATGTGTTCATCGTCATCGAGAAGGAATCGGAAGTCGCCCTGGTGATCGAGGAGGCAGCCGAGCTCAAGGTTGCGCCGCAGATCGGCCTGCGCGTACGTCTGTCCTCGCTGGCGTCCTCCAAGTGGGCCGACACCGGTGGCGAGAAGTCCAAGTTCGGCCTGTCCGCCGCGCAGATTCTCTCGGTGGTCGAGCGCTTCCGCGCCGCCGGGCTGGATCAGGGCATTCGCTTGCTGCACTTCCATATGGGGTCGCAGATCGCCAACATCGCCGATTACCGCAAGGGTTTCCGCGAGGCCATCCGCTATTACGGCGAGCTGCGTGCCATGGGATTGCCGGTCGATCACATCGACGTCGGTGGTGGCCTCGGCGTGGACTACGACGGCACCCATTCGCGCAACGCCAGCTCGATCAACTACGACATGCAGGACTACGCCGACGCTGTGGTCGACATGCTCAAGGAGTTCTGCGACCGCCAGGAAATCCCCCATCCGCACATCTTCTCCGAGAGCGGCCGGGCGATGACCGCGCACCATGCCGTGCTGCTGGTGCAGGTGACCGATGTCGAGCGCCACAACGACAAGGTGCCGGAGATCGACGCCAGCGTCGAACAGCCGGAAATCCTCCAGGTGCTGATCGAGCTGCTCGACGACAGCGACCCGGAAATGGTCGCCGAAACCTACTGGCGCGCCACCCACTACATCGAAGAAGTGGCCGCGCAGTATTCGGCCGGCAAACTCAGCCTGGCGCAGAAGGCGCTGGCCGAGCAGTGCTACTTCGCCATCTGCCGTCGCCTGCACAACCAGCTCAAGGCCCGTCAGCGTTCGCATCGTGCGGTGCTCGACGAACTCAACGACAAGCTCGCCGACAAGTACATCTGCAACTTCTCGGTGTTCCAGAGCCTGCCGGATACCTGGGCCATCGGCCAGATCCTGCCGATTCTGCCGTTGTCGCGCCTGGACGAAGAGCCGCTGCGCCGTGCCGTGCTGCAGGATCTGACCTGCGACTCCGATGGCAAGATCCGTCAGTACGTCGATGAGCAGTCGATCGAGACCAGCCTGCCGGTACATGAGATTCGCGAGGGCGAGGATTACGTGCTGGGCATCTTCCTGGTCGGTGCGTACCAGGAAATCCTCGGTGACATGCACAACCTGTTCGGCGACACCGACTCGGTGAACATCTACCAGGCCGCCGATGGCAGCGTGGTGCATGCCGGTATCGAGACCCACGACACCATCGAGGACATGTTGCGCTACGTGCACCTGTCTCCCGAGGAGCTGATGACCCACTACCGCGACAAGGTGGCCAGCGCCAAGATCAGTGCGCGTGAGCGTACGCAGTTCCTCGATGCGCTGCGTCTGGGCCTGACCCGCTCGTCCTACCTGGCTCCCTGA
- a CDS encoding translation initiation factor Sui1, translated as MVKKASSFAALSGLVYSTDGGRHCPDCNQPVDACICKQTRIPDGDGIARVRRETKGRGGKTVTTVSGVPLAEEPLKELASALKKRCGTGGALKDGVIEIQGDHVDLLLAELSKRGFTAKKSGG; from the coding sequence GTGGTCAAGAAAGCCTCTTCATTTGCCGCGTTGAGCGGTCTCGTCTATTCCACCGATGGCGGTCGTCATTGCCCGGATTGCAATCAGCCGGTGGATGCCTGCATCTGCAAACAGACACGCATTCCCGACGGCGATGGCATTGCCCGCGTACGCCGTGAAACCAAGGGCCGTGGCGGCAAGACCGTCACCACCGTCAGCGGCGTGCCGCTGGCCGAAGAGCCGCTCAAGGAGCTGGCCAGTGCGCTGAAGAAGCGCTGCGGCACCGGTGGCGCGCTCAAGGATGGCGTGATCGAGATCCAGGGCGACCATGTCGATCTGTTGTTGGCCGAGCTGAGCAAACGCGGTTTTACCGCGAAGAAGTCCGGCGGCTGA
- a CDS encoding NUDIX hydrolase: MAAISAAEAAHRAASDSERVAWVDEHDQPLGGVSRAELRERRLIGRGTYILLFNSAGLLCVHRRTLSKALYPGYWDVAAGGMVLEGEDYALSAQRELAEELGIVDATLVEHAHFLYDAPESRLWCMAYSAVSDAPLVLQPEEVLEARFISIEQALEETHRLPYCPDSLAALERYMNRPRAAN, encoded by the coding sequence ATGGCAGCGATCTCGGCGGCGGAGGCGGCGCATCGCGCTGCCTCCGATAGCGAGCGGGTCGCCTGGGTCGATGAGCATGACCAGCCGTTGGGTGGCGTCTCCCGGGCCGAGTTGCGCGAGCGGCGTCTGATCGGTCGCGGTACCTATATCCTCCTGTTCAACTCGGCTGGGTTGTTGTGCGTACACCGGCGAACCCTGAGCAAGGCGCTGTATCCCGGTTATTGGGACGTGGCGGCGGGCGGTATGGTGCTGGAGGGCGAGGATTACGCGTTGTCGGCCCAGCGTGAGCTGGCCGAGGAGTTGGGCATCGTCGATGCGACGCTGGTCGAGCATGCGCACTTTCTCTATGACGCGCCGGAAAGCCGTCTGTGGTGCATGGCCTATTCGGCGGTGTCCGATGCGCCGTTGGTGTTGCAGCCGGAGGAGGTGCTGGAGGCGCGCTTCATCAGCATCGAACAGGCGCTGGAGGAAACTCACCGTCTGCCGTATTGCCCGGATTCATTGGCAGCGTTGGAACGCTATATGAACAGGCCGCGTGCGGCCAACTGA
- a CDS encoding DUF2333 family protein, which translates to MLDWKNRATNSQGSTEKAAGGNRSGGSLIARALGGLIGVYLLIALVVGWYWSQEPASFQVQQHAQSAAQQAQRQMVTGYTTVETLKQVASTLLDKPGGYLSNDLAPPGLWLDNMPSWEYGVLVQVRDFSRALRKDFARSQSQSTENPDLARAEPRFHFDNKSWALPASESEYREGIKSLDRYLADLSEKNAQFYARADNLNNWLGDAGTRLGSLSQRLSASVGQVRLNENLQVGNDAEESGLVGRDGVYETPWLQIDNVFYEARGQAWALAHLLRAIEVDFADVLAKKNATVSVRQIIRELEAAQATLWSPMILNGSGYGILANHSLVMANYISRANAGLIDLRQLLSQG; encoded by the coding sequence ATGCTGGACTGGAAGAATCGTGCGACGAACTCGCAAGGCAGCACCGAGAAGGCCGCAGGAGGTAACCGCAGTGGCGGTAGCCTGATCGCTCGTGCGCTGGGCGGCTTGATCGGTGTCTATCTGCTGATCGCCCTGGTGGTCGGTTGGTACTGGAGTCAGGAGCCGGCCTCGTTCCAGGTTCAACAGCACGCCCAGAGCGCCGCGCAGCAGGCGCAGCGGCAGATGGTGACCGGTTATACCACCGTGGAAACCCTCAAGCAGGTCGCCAGCACGCTGCTGGACAAGCCGGGCGGCTACCTGTCCAACGACCTCGCCCCACCCGGTCTGTGGCTGGACAACATGCCGAGCTGGGAGTACGGCGTTCTGGTGCAGGTGCGTGATTTCTCTCGTGCGCTGCGCAAGGATTTCGCCCGTTCGCAGTCGCAGTCCACGGAAAATCCCGATCTGGCCCGGGCCGAGCCGCGCTTCCATTTCGACAACAAGAGCTGGGCGCTGCCGGCGTCCGAGTCCGAGTATCGCGAGGGCATCAAGTCGCTGGATCGCTATCTGGCTGACCTGAGCGAGAAGAACGCGCAGTTCTATGCCCGTGCCGACAATCTCAACAACTGGCTGGGCGATGCCGGCACCCGTCTCGGCTCGTTGTCGCAGCGTCTGTCCGCCAGCGTCGGCCAAGTGCGCCTGAACGAGAACCTGCAGGTGGGCAACGACGCCGAAGAGTCCGGCCTGGTAGGGCGAGATGGTGTGTACGAGACGCCCTGGCTGCAGATCGACAACGTGTTCTACGAAGCACGTGGTCAGGCCTGGGCGCTGGCTCACCTGCTGCGCGCGATCGAGGTCGATTTCGCCGACGTGCTGGCGAAGAAGAACGCCACCGTCAGCGTGCGCCAGATCATCCGCGAGCTGGAGGCTGCCCAGGCCACCCTGTGGAGCCCGATGATCCTCAACGGCAGTGGCTACGGCATTCTCGCCAACCACTCGCTGGTGATGGCCAACTACATCTCGCGCGCCAACGCGGGCCTGATCGACCTGCGTCAACTGCTGAGCCAGGGGTGA
- a CDS encoding response regulator — protein sequence MTEHLDPSRDRLKHHFAQRVIHQARQVLEVWQRLQRSEWNDAGMAELTEANLRLLRYAERFEQIEHAQLAQNIGASLDDVVENRGRLNSTLIARLNQAMQRLSRTGLRHSDAFEQTFLPPLRKPVYLALQDTQRAERLAQQLEFFGLAAQSLDDAQAFRAAIAERHPAAIVMDVDFAGAGLELAESVQQGLEQKIPLLFFSHCDTDTPTRLAAVRAGGQEFFTGSLDASSLLERIEVLTHVAQYDPYKVLIVDDSKAQATHTERVLNSAGILTHTLTEPIKAMDALAEFQPDLIILDMYMPECNGAELAKVIRHNDRYVSVPIIYLSAEDDLDKQLDAMSEGGDDFLTKPIKPRHLIATVRNRAARARNLKARMVRDSLTGLYNHTHTLQLLDDACYRARREEQPLAFAMLDIDHFKKVNDTYGHPMGDRVIKSLALFLKQRLRKTDHIGRYGGEEFAVVLPDTDEQSALKVLEEIRQRFAEIHYPAQPQDLSCTFSCGIAMLQPGLDGNTLSKHADEALYKAKHGGRNRVELYRGD from the coding sequence ATGACCGAGCATCTGGATCCCAGTCGCGATCGCCTCAAGCATCACTTCGCTCAGCGCGTGATTCATCAGGCGCGCCAGGTGCTGGAAGTCTGGCAACGCCTGCAACGCAGCGAGTGGAATGACGCCGGCATGGCCGAGCTGACCGAGGCCAACCTGCGCCTGCTGCGCTACGCCGAGCGCTTCGAGCAGATCGAGCATGCGCAATTGGCGCAAAACATCGGTGCCAGCCTCGACGACGTCGTGGAAAATCGCGGGCGTCTCAACAGTACCCTGATCGCCCGGCTCAATCAGGCCATGCAACGTCTTTCGCGTACCGGCCTGCGCCATAGCGATGCCTTCGAACAGACGTTCCTGCCGCCGCTGCGCAAACCGGTCTACCTGGCTCTGCAGGATACCCAGCGCGCCGAGCGCCTGGCCCAGCAACTGGAATTCTTCGGCCTGGCGGCTCAATCACTGGACGATGCCCAGGCATTCCGCGCCGCCATCGCCGAACGCCATCCGGCAGCCATCGTCATGGATGTCGACTTCGCCGGAGCCGGCCTGGAACTGGCCGAATCGGTACAACAAGGGCTGGAGCAGAAGATTCCCCTGCTGTTCTTCAGCCATTGCGACACCGATACCCCGACCCGTCTTGCCGCGGTGCGCGCAGGCGGCCAGGAGTTCTTCACCGGATCACTGGACGCCTCCAGCCTGCTCGAACGCATCGAGGTGCTGACCCACGTCGCCCAATACGACCCGTACAAGGTGCTGATCGTCGACGACTCCAAGGCCCAGGCCACGCACACCGAGCGTGTGCTCAACAGCGCCGGCATCCTCACCCATACCCTGACCGAGCCGATCAAGGCGATGGATGCGCTGGCCGAGTTCCAGCCGGATCTGATCATCCTCGACATGTACATGCCCGAGTGCAACGGCGCCGAGCTGGCCAAGGTGATCCGCCACAACGACCGCTACGTCAGCGTGCCGATCATCTATCTGTCAGCCGAGGACGACCTCGACAAGCAGCTCGATGCCATGAGCGAAGGCGGCGACGACTTCCTCACCAAACCGATCAAGCCGCGCCATCTGATCGCCACCGTGCGCAACCGCGCAGCCCGTGCGCGCAACCTCAAGGCGCGCATGGTGCGTGACAGCCTCACCGGTCTGTACAACCACACCCACACCCTGCAACTGCTTGACGACGCCTGCTACCGGGCGCGCCGCGAAGAGCAGCCACTGGCCTTCGCGATGCTCGACATCGACCACTTCAAGAAGGTCAACGACACCTATGGCCACCCCATGGGCGACCGCGTGATCAAGAGCCTGGCGCTATTTCTCAAGCAACGCCTGCGCAAGACCGATCACATCGGCCGTTACGGTGGCGAGGAGTTTGCCGTGGTGCTGCCGGATACCGACGAGCAATCGGCGCTCAAGGTGCTGGAAGAAATCCGCCAGCGCTTCGCCGAGATCCACTACCCGGCCCAACCGCAGGATCTGTCCTGCACTTTCAGTTGCGGTATCGCCATGCTGCAACCAGGCCTGGACGGCAATACGCTGTCCAAGCACGCCGACGAGGCGCTATACAAGGCCAAGCACGGAGGCCGCAACCGGGTGGAACTGTACCGCGGCGACTGA
- a CDS encoding methyl-accepting chemotaxis protein, with the protein MIGLILLIALVIDRIQRRLSQVLGNLVPALSNWASGDFAAPITINSRTRELRDIEDSLNHLRRYLVELVASIRGHAEQVAGSSRALAELSTGLHAGAERQAGDTALIRDALGELEATIGQVAQDASQSAGASRDADRALEQGQQVIGQSLEGLHALVGEVQDNAQAIERLADETATIGGVLTVIRGIAEQTNLLALNAAIEAARAGEAGRGFAVVADEVRSLSQRTGNATAEIQNVIGRLQQAAHQSVQAMRAQVEHAEATAGKAEAADGALDEIVTAIRTIANMSARIAEATAQQSDAVSEIREHGERIHQLGDENLQRIGQGRVQGEQLLQLGSQLHSAVQAFRV; encoded by the coding sequence ATGATCGGCCTGATTCTGCTGATTGCGCTGGTCATCGACCGCATCCAGCGACGCCTGTCGCAGGTGCTGGGCAATCTGGTTCCCGCACTGTCGAACTGGGCCAGTGGCGACTTCGCCGCGCCGATCACGATCAATTCCCGCACCCGCGAGCTGCGCGATATCGAGGATTCGCTCAACCACCTGCGTCGCTATCTGGTCGAGCTGGTCGCCAGTATCCGCGGCCATGCCGAACAGGTCGCCGGCTCCAGCCGGGCATTGGCCGAACTCAGCACCGGCCTGCATGCCGGCGCCGAGCGCCAGGCTGGCGATACTGCACTGATCCGCGATGCACTGGGCGAGCTGGAGGCTACCATCGGCCAGGTGGCTCAGGATGCCAGCCAGAGTGCAGGCGCCAGCCGAGATGCCGACCGCGCCCTGGAGCAAGGCCAGCAGGTCATCGGCCAGAGCCTGGAAGGGCTGCATGCGCTGGTTGGTGAGGTGCAGGACAATGCCCAGGCCATCGAACGTCTGGCCGACGAGACCGCCACCATCGGCGGCGTACTCACGGTAATTCGCGGCATCGCCGAACAGACCAACCTGCTTGCGCTCAATGCCGCCATCGAGGCCGCTCGGGCAGGCGAAGCTGGCCGAGGCTTCGCCGTGGTGGCCGACGAGGTACGCTCACTGTCACAACGCACCGGCAATGCCACCGCGGAAATCCAGAATGTCATCGGCCGCCTGCAACAGGCCGCACATCAGTCCGTGCAGGCAATGCGCGCCCAGGTCGAGCACGCCGAAGCCACTGCCGGCAAAGCCGAGGCGGCCGATGGTGCCCTGGACGAGATCGTCACGGCGATTCGCACCATCGCCAACATGTCCGCTCGTATCGCCGAGGCTACCGCCCAGCAGAGCGATGCCGTCAGCGAGATTCGCGAGCATGGCGAACGCATCCATCAACTCGGCGACGAGAACCTGCAGCGCATCGGCCAAGGCCGCGTTCAGGGCGAGCAGCTGTTGCAACTCGGCTCGCAACTGCACAGCGCGGTACAAGCGTTTCGCGTCTGA
- the dsbD gene encoding protein-disulfide reductase DsbD has product MSLRRLLLPLLLLCLSLPASANLFDRPAASPIGAPLNNSSDFLPVREAFKLSLVSSDAEAVTLRFVAAEGYYLYRHRFNFSVEPTDLVLGEAELPAGEAKHDEFFGDVEVYYGVLDIRLPLDNPDNRPLRLQVGYQGCADKGLCYPPETEFIEIGDMPAASSGGALTAVTSVATSWNWKELMLFFLGGLALTFTPCVLPMLPILSGVVLRGQLGGMRGLTLSLAYVLPMAACFAILGTLMGLFGAGLNLQARLQSPWVLVPFAAFFAAFALAMFGLFELRLPRFISEPLDRLAGKTHGGSHINAALLGVLSSLLVSPCVSAPLAGALLYISASGDALGGGLKLLALGLGMGTPLVLFAVGGGALLPKSGTWMVTVRNAFGVLLLAVSVWLLERVLPGSLSLALWGLLAGGVAVFLGALEFGPKTHRQKLGQIAGLALLVYALAAGVGALQGATDPLRPLAQLASAAPGSAASSKSGAWQTLSSPAELDAALAEAKAANQPLLLDWYADWCISCKVIEREVFGNAEVGGKLGGWRLIRFDITESNTAQRALLDRYNLFGPPAIQLFAGNGDELNDLRVVGEIDAAAFSTRLDQAALRR; this is encoded by the coding sequence ATGTCACTGCGCCGTCTGCTGCTTCCCCTCTTGCTGCTTTGCCTGAGCCTGCCGGCCAGCGCCAATCTGTTCGACCGCCCGGCGGCCTCCCCCATTGGCGCGCCGCTGAACAACAGCAGCGACTTCCTGCCGGTGCGCGAAGCCTTCAAGCTGAGCCTGGTGAGCAGCGACGCCGAGGCCGTGACCCTGCGCTTCGTCGCAGCCGAGGGCTACTACCTCTATCGCCATCGTTTCAATTTCAGCGTCGAGCCGACCGACCTCGTACTCGGCGAAGCCGAGCTGCCTGCCGGTGAAGCCAAGCACGATGAGTTCTTCGGCGATGTCGAGGTGTACTACGGCGTACTGGACATTCGCCTGCCACTGGACAACCCGGACAACCGCCCGCTGCGCCTGCAGGTCGGCTACCAGGGCTGCGCCGACAAGGGGCTGTGCTACCCGCCGGAAACCGAATTTATCGAGATTGGTGACATGCCGGCTGCCTCCTCCGGTGGTGCACTGACGGCCGTGACGAGCGTAGCAACGTCCTGGAACTGGAAAGAACTGATGCTGTTCTTCCTAGGCGGCCTGGCCCTGACCTTCACCCCCTGCGTGCTACCGATGCTGCCGATCCTCTCCGGCGTGGTGCTGCGCGGCCAACTCGGCGGCATGCGCGGCTTGACCCTGTCACTGGCCTACGTGCTGCCGATGGCGGCCTGCTTCGCCATCCTCGGCACCCTGATGGGACTGTTCGGCGCAGGCCTCAACCTGCAGGCGCGGTTGCAATCGCCCTGGGTGCTGGTGCCTTTCGCGGCCTTCTTTGCCGCCTTCGCCCTGGCCATGTTCGGCCTGTTCGAACTGCGTCTGCCCCGCTTCATCAGCGAACCGCTCGACCGCCTGGCCGGCAAGACCCATGGCGGCTCGCATATCAATGCAGCCCTGCTTGGCGTGCTCTCCAGCCTGCTGGTCAGCCCCTGCGTTTCGGCACCACTGGCCGGCGCCCTGCTCTATATCAGCGCCAGCGGCGATGCCTTGGGGGGCGGTCTCAAGTTGCTGGCCCTGGGCCTCGGCATGGGCACACCGCTGGTGCTGTTCGCCGTTGGCGGCGGTGCCTTGCTGCCGAAGAGCGGCACCTGGATGGTCACCGTGCGCAACGCTTTCGGCGTGCTGTTGCTGGCGGTGTCGGTATGGTTGCTCGAACGCGTGCTGCCCGGCAGCCTGAGCCTGGCCCTGTGGGGATTGCTGGCAGGTGGCGTGGCAGTGTTCCTCGGCGCACTGGAATTCGGCCCGAAAACGCATCGGCAGAAGCTTGGACAGATCGCAGGCCTGGCGCTGCTGGTCTACGCGCTGGCCGCCGGCGTCGGCGCGCTGCAGGGCGCGACCGATCCACTGCGCCCCCTGGCTCAGCTTGCAAGCGCAGCCCCCGGCAGTGCAGCCAGCAGCAAGAGTGGCGCCTGGCAAACGCTGAGCAGCCCAGCCGAACTGGACGCCGCCCTGGCCGAAGCCAAAGCCGCCAATCAACCGCTGCTGCTGGACTGGTATGCCGACTGGTGCATCAGTTGCAAAGTCATCGAGCGCGAAGTGTTCGGCAATGCCGAGGTAGGCGGCAAGCTGGGCGGCTGGCGGCTGATCCGTTTCGACATCACCGAAAGCAACACTGCCCAGCGTGCTCTGCTGGATCGTTACAACCTGTTCGGGCCACCGGCCATCCAGCTGTTCGCCGGTAACGGTGACGAACTGAACGATCTGCGTGTCGTAGGCGAGATCGATGCCGCCGCCTTCTCGACGCGACTCGATCAGGCCGCCCTCCGTCGGTAG
- the aroQ gene encoding type II 3-dehydroquinate dehydratase, with translation MATLLVLHGPNLNLLGTREPDKYGATTLAEINQNLEQQAREAGHHLMYLQSNAEYELIDRIHAAKGEGVDFILINPAAFTHTSVALRDALLAVSIPFIEVHLSNVHKREPFRHHSYFSDVAVGVICGLGASGYRLALEAALEQLEAKRP, from the coding sequence ATGGCCACTCTATTGGTGCTGCACGGCCCCAATCTCAACCTGCTGGGCACCCGTGAGCCCGACAAGTACGGCGCCACCACCCTCGCCGAAATCAACCAGAACCTGGAACAGCAAGCGCGCGAGGCAGGCCATCACCTGATGTACCTGCAGAGCAATGCCGAGTACGAGTTGATCGACCGCATTCACGCCGCAAAAGGCGAAGGGGTCGACTTTATCCTGATCAATCCTGCCGCTTTTACCCATACCAGCGTCGCATTACGTGACGCATTGCTGGCAGTGAGCATCCCATTCATCGAAGTGCACCTCTCCAACGTGCACAAGCGTGAACCTTTTCGCCATCATTCCTACTTCTCCGACGTTGCGGTAGGGGTGATCTGCGGCCTCGGCGCCAGCGGTTACCGCCTGGCCTTGGAAGCCGCGCTAGAACAACTTGAAGCTAAACGACCCTGA